DNA sequence from the Trichocoleus desertorum ATA4-8-CV12 genome:
ACCACTTGCAGGACTTGCAGCGATCGCTCATACTTTGCACCACGTCTGACTGGGCCTTGTAAGCGCTTCACTGTTTCAATGTTGTGGTTGTAGCAAGCAGGCTGAGCCGAAACCACTTTAGCAATTCGCTGCCGCTGCATCTCTGCTGCCTCTAAATCAGCCGCTCGGCCACCCCAAAAATCAGGGGTCAGCACTTCAATTTGAGTTTTGGGGTTCGTTTTGCGAATCGCTGCCATCGTAGCTGCAAACCAACTCGCTCCTTGATCGGGCAAGTCATCTCGCGCGACTGAGGTCAGTACTACATACTCTAACCCTAGTAACTTAACTGATTCAGCAATTTTCTTTGGTTCCTGAGGGTCAAGTGGCATCGGGGCATGGCCTTTATCCACCTGACAAAAGCCACAGGCACGAGTACAGATAGGCCCCATCAGCAGGAAGGTTGCCGTTTTTTGGGCGTAACACTCTCCCCGATTCGGACAGCGTCCCTCTTCGCAAATTGTGTGAATCTGCCGCTGCTTGATAATCTTTTGAACCGTAGAAATCTCACTAGCCTTACCCACCGGACGCCGGAGCCATTCGGGCATGCTGGTAATCTCAGCTCGACGGGTAGCAGCAGATGGGGTCGGTAAAGTTGGCTGTAGGGTTGGTTGTAGGGTTGGCTCTACTTCGGCAGGCATAAAACTTGGGTGGCTCCAGCCAGGGGTTAGCGAGTTCAGGTCGTCTGATTACAAATTCTAGAACTTGTTATCGAAATTGCAATTTTGACTTTTCGCGTCACTGATAATAGCGGCAGTCACCAAAACGCAATCTATGCGAAAGTCAACGGTAGCGCGATCGCTTTTGCTTTTAGATTAATTTTGGGGAGATTTTGGGCATATTAGAATGCCTGTCCTGTGCCAACATCACCAGACAGGTGTTTAACCCAGCCGAAATTAGAGTAATTTCACTTGCAGAAGCTACGCTGGTTTATGGTGTCATAGAATTACCACTATGCCTGTACTCAACATCACTTGAGTGATGTATACCAAATTTCTCTACTTAACTGTGCATTGATTAATTCTTCACCTAAGGTTATCCTCCGACAGGATCAAACAGCAGGACGGTCGAGAAATAATAATCCAAATCTTCACTAAACCTTGAGTCACCCCCTAAGGAGTCAGTTGTGGCAAGTCACAAGATCCTAGTTATCGATGACAGCAGAGTCATCCGGATGCGAGTGCGAGATATGTTACCCAAAGGTAACTTTGAAGTTCTCGAAGCAAAAGATGGGGTTGAAGGTCTTAACTTAATCCGGCAAGAACGGCCAAACCTGATCATGCTAGACTTTCTGCTACCCCGGATGAGTGGCTGGGAAGTATTTCAACAGATTCAGAATCAATCCGATTTACAAAGCATTCCCCTCGTGGTGATGTCAGGGCGTCGCGAAGAAGTGACCGAGAAAATCCCTGAGCCTTTTGAGTTTTTCGAATTTATTGAAAAGCCTTTTGAGCAGAAAGAGCTAATTGAAGCGATTAAGGCCTCAATGGCTAAAGCAAAACTGCCACGGGTACAACCAGCCCCCGCAGCCGCAGCCCCCACAGCAACCGCAGCAGCACCTACAGAGTCAGGAGCATCGGCTGCTGAGATTCAAGCGCTGAATGAGAAGATTGCCAAGATGCAGACAGAAATTGATGGGCTGAAGAAACAACTAACGCAGATTGTCACCTTCATTAAGCAAAAGCTGAAGTAGTTTATGGCAGGTGGGTGAGGGGCGATCGCCTACCGTTTTAGTGCCATAAACTTACTTCTAGTCCAACTCTCGTCGGCCCTCTAGTGCCCTTGCCAACGTCACCTCATCGGCATACTCTAGGTCGCCCCCCATTGGCAAGCCAAAGGCAATCCGAGTCACTTTTGTAAACGGCTTCAATAGCTGGCCGACGTAGAGGGTGGTCGTTTCACCCTCAATACTAGGGCTAATGGCTAGAATGGCTTCTTGAACCTTATCCTGGCTGACTCGCCGCACCAATTGATGGATGTAGAGTTGGTCGGGGCCAATTCCATCCATCGGTGAGATCAAGCCGCCTAATACGTGATACTTACCGCGATATTCTCGGGTTTTTTCGATCGCAATCACATCTCGTGAATCGGCTACGACACAGAGCGTAGTGCGATCGCGATTTGCGGTGCGACAAATTTCACAAACAGGTTCAGCCGACAGGTGAAAACAGACAGAACACAGGCCAATCTGTTGCTTTGCTTCCATCAAAGCTTGAGCAAGTGCTTGGACCTCTGTTTCTGGACGTTTGAGAATATGTAAAGCGAGCCGTTGCGCGGTTTTAGGCCCCACACCTGGTAAGCGTTGTAGTTGCTCAATTAAGCGAGCTAAGGGACGTGCGTAAACCGTGGGACTGCCTCCTAAATTCATCCAAGCTCAAATCATAACGGTTGCAGTTGCTCGACTCACAAAAATTCTGGCGATCGCTTGTGAGTGAAGCTCAGGCCGCA
Encoded proteins:
- the recR gene encoding recombination mediator RecR; the protein is MNLGGSPTVYARPLARLIEQLQRLPGVGPKTAQRLALHILKRPETEVQALAQALMEAKQQIGLCSVCFHLSAEPVCEICRTANRDRTTLCVVADSRDVIAIEKTREYRGKYHVLGGLISPMDGIGPDQLYIHQLVRRVSQDKVQEAILAISPSIEGETTTLYVGQLLKPFTKVTRIAFGLPMGGDLEYADEVTLARALEGRRELD
- a CDS encoding response regulator; protein product: MASHKILVIDDSRVIRMRVRDMLPKGNFEVLEAKDGVEGLNLIRQERPNLIMLDFLLPRMSGWEVFQQIQNQSDLQSIPLVVMSGRREEVTEKIPEPFEFFEFIEKPFEQKELIEAIKASMAKAKLPRVQPAPAAAAPTATAAAPTESGASAAEIQALNEKIAKMQTEIDGLKKQLTQIVTFIKQKLK
- the lipA gene encoding lipoyl synthase, which produces MPAEVEPTLQPTLQPTLPTPSAATRRAEITSMPEWLRRPVGKASEISTVQKIIKQRQIHTICEEGRCPNRGECYAQKTATFLLMGPICTRACGFCQVDKGHAPMPLDPQEPKKIAESVKLLGLEYVVLTSVARDDLPDQGASWFAATMAAIRKTNPKTQIEVLTPDFWGGRAADLEAAEMQRQRIAKVVSAQPACYNHNIETVKRLQGPVRRGAKYERSLQVLQVVKELNSQIPTKSGLMLGHGETESEVIQALKDLRAIDCDRLTLGQYMRPSLEHLPVQRYWTPEEFEHLGAIAREMGFSHVRSGPLVRSSYHAGEAV